The DNA region ATCGCGGCGCTTGGCTCGCTGGTGTTCTGGGCCGTCGTCGGCCTGCTGCTGATCGGCTGAGGCCGGCGCAAAAAAGTGGCCCGGCGCATGGCCGGGCCCAACCCCAGAGACTCCCTGCCGGAAGGCGCTGCGCCCTCCCGCCAACGCATGGTCGCCGCGCGGGCGCAACGGCCGCGTCAGGGGCCGTGCCGTCCCGGGGCTCTGCCATGACCACAGTCGAGGTAGGCCGGCAGGCCACCGGCGTGGCCCGATCGGGCTGGCTCGCTGCGCCGCCCGGGGGGCGTGGCCCCACGCCGGCAACGCCGGGCGGCCCCAGCTACGATCGCCGCATGACCGCCACCCTGAAGATCGATTTCGTCTCCGACGTCGCCTGCCCCTGGTGCGCCGTCGGCCTGTCCTCGCTGGAGAAGGCCCTGCGGGAGCTCGAGGGCGAGGTGCAGGCCACCCTGCACTTCCAGCCGTTCGAGCTCAACCCCCAGATGGGGCCCGAAGGCCAGGACGTGGTGGAGCACCTGTCGCAGAAGTACGGCTCCACCGCCGACCAGCAGGCGGCCAACTACCAGGCCTTGCGCCAGCGCGGCGCCGACGTTGGCTTCGACTTCAGCCCCGAGGGCCGCAAGCGGGTCTGGAACACCTTCGATGCCCACCGGTTGCTGCACTGGGCCGGCGAACAGGATCCTGCCCGGCAGCTCGCGCTGAAGAAGGCCTTGCTGGGCGCGTACTTCACGCACGGGCGCAGCTTCGCCGACCATGCGACGCTGCTCGACGCCGTGCGCGCGGCCGGCCTGGACGTGGAGCGGGCCGGTGCCATCCTGGCGTCGGACGAGTACGCGGCGGCGGTGCGCGCGCAGGAGCAGGCCTATGCCCAGGCGGGCATCCGGGCCGTGCCCTCGGTGATCGTCAACGACCGCCACCTGATCCAGGGCGGCCAGCCGCCCGACGTGTTCGCGCAGGCCCTGCGGCAGATCGCCACGGAAGCGACCGCCTGAACCCGGCGCGCAAGGCGTTGCTGCGCGCTCAGCGCAGCAGCCGCACCAGCGCGTCGTGCAGGAAGTCGCCGCGGCGCACGGCCTCCGTCAGCGGCACGAGGTTGCGCGCCATCCGGCGGTAGGCGGCCGCGTCCACCCGGTCCGGGATGCTGCCCAGCTCGCGCAGGTCGCGCACCGTCACGCCGATGCCGCAGCGCTCGACGAAGTCGGCGATGGCGGCCTCGCGCCACACCACGACCGGCAAGCCGAGCGCGACGTAGAGCGACAGCTTGTGCGGGTTGTTGTAGCGCATGTATTGCCCGTAGCTGCCCGCGCACTGATCGACCGCGGTGCCATCCCAGACCAGGCCGAAGTGGTAGCGGTCGTGCAGCACCGGCCGGTCGGGGTCGAACGCGCCGCGGAAGCGCAGCCCGGTGTCGGGCACCCTGTCGGACTCGTAGAACGCCCCGTACAGGTCGAGTTGAACGCCCCGCAGCGCGGCCAGTCGGGAGTCATAGACGTAGCGCGCCTTGCCCCACGACAGGTTGCCGGCGCACGCCACCTTCAGCGGCCGTGCGATGTCGTCCTCGCGCCAGGTCGCGGGCGGTTCGTCGGTGAGGTAGTCGAACAGGTTGAGGTCCGCCATGCGGCGCCGCACACCGTTGTCCCGCAGCCACTGCGACATGGTGCCGTTGTGCGACACCAGGCCGTCGAACAGCCGCAGGATGGCGATCTCGCGCTCGACCGGCGAGTTGGGAAAGCGCAGCGAATCCAGGTCGTGGATCAGGCCGTACAGGCGCACGCCCAGCAGCCGGCTCAGGACCAGCAGGCCATACAGGCGCTTGCGCTGGTCGAAGGGGTATTCGATGAGGATGTGGCCGTTGCGCGCCAGCCGCTCGCGCAGCCCGCGGTGCAGCCGCAGCCAGTCCGCCGCGCTGCCGCCGGCGGGCACCTCCAGCAGCTGGTAGCCGCTGCTGCGCAGCAGGTGCCTCACGTCGCGGCGCGCCTTGGTCCAGGCGGTCGTCTGCTGCGGCACGGGCGTGGTCAGCAGGACCTTGCGTTCGCTGGCGGCGGCGGCACGCACGGCGCCCAGCGGGGAACGATCGAGGACGGCGCCCGGCGCGAGCTGCTCGGGCGTGGACAGCGGGGAACCCATGAACGAAACGGAACGGCGCGGAAGCGGATGCGATGGAGGGATCGTCGATTCTGGGGAGGTGGCCTCTTGCGGCAAGCTGAGGGCGAGGTTTCGGGGCGTAAGTCGCTGCAATCTGCTGTTGCGTCGCGCTGAACTAGCGTGGTGCATTGGTGCATGGATGGGTTCACATCGGATGTGCATGGAGCCTATGATCCGCATGCCCGACCGCAGCGATCCGCTGCAGCCCGGCACCCCATCCATGACCACCCCCGCCCCCTCCCCTTTTCTTGTCGAGGCGGCGCAGACCCTGGCCGTGCTGGAAGCCTTCACGCCGGTGTTTCCGGCGCTGGGCGTGGCCGACGTCGCGCGGCGCAGCGGGGTTCCGGTCGAGCTCGTGGCCCGCATCGTCGCGACCCTGGCCGAGCGCGGCTACCTGCAGCCCGACGGTGCGGGGCATTACCGGCTCGGCTCCAGGCTGATCGGCATCACCCGCAACTTCCTGGGCGCGCGCGGCGTGCGGGCGCTGGCCCGCGGCGCCATGGAAGCGCTGGCCACGCGCTTTCGCGCGCCCGTCGCGCTGAGCGAGCGCGATGGCCTGGACATGCTCTACCTCGAGTACGTGAAGGCCGACGCGCCGGTGGTGCTGCAGCACCGCATCGGCACGCGGCTGCCGCTGGTCACCTCGGCCGCCGGGCGCGCCTGGCTGGCCGGCGCGCCCGCCAGCGAGTCCGAGGTGGTCGCCCGCCAGCTGGCCGTGCGCCTGCACCGCGACTGGGCCGGCGTGCAGCCCAAGCTGGCCCAGGCCCGGGACGACCTGCGCCAGCTCGGCTTCACACGCTCGTACGGCGACATGGAACCGGAACTGAATGCGGTGGCCGTGCCCATGCGTTCGCCCATCGACGGGCTGGTCGTGGTGTTCAGCCTGGCGTCCCCGGCCATGCTGGCGCCAGCCCGCCGCTTCGATGCGGAGCTGGGGCCCGCCCTCGTGGCCACGGTGCAGGCGCTGCGAGCCGAGCTGGAGCGCATCGGCAGCGAACCCTGGGCCGAGGCGTCCTGAGGCCGGCCGGTGCCGGTGTCGCGGCCAGGGTCGGCCGCGACGGCCTACCATCGTGTTCCCTGTCTCATCCGAAGGTGGCATCCCCATGAAGGCCTGCTGGTACGACACGACCGGTCCCGCGCGCGAGGTGCTGCGCGTGGGCGAGCTGCCCACCCCCGAACCCGCGGCGGGCGAGGTGCGGGTGCAGGTGCAATGGGCCGGCATCAACCCGTCGGACGTCAAGCGCCGCGCCGGCTGGAACAACCAGCGCATGCCGTTCCCGCGCGTGGTGCCGCAGATGGACGGCAGCGGCATCGTCGACCGCGTGGGCGCCGGGGTCGATCCGAAGCGGGTCGGCCAGCGCGTGTGGCTGCACAGCACCGCCTGGAAGCGGCCCTTCGGCACCGCGGCCGAGTACGCCGTGACGCCCCAGCACCGCGCGGTGCCCGTGCCGGCCGGCGTCGACCTGCGCCTGGCCGCCTCGCTGGGCGTGCCGGCCCTCACCGCGCACCGGGCCGTGTTCGGCCAGGGGCCGGTGCGCGGCCGCACGGTGCTGGTGACCGGCGGCGCCGGCGCGGTGGGCTTCTATGCCATCCAGCTCGCGCGCTGGGGTGGCGCACGCGTGCTGGCCACGGCCAGCGGCGGCGCCAAGAACGAGGAGGCGCTGCGGGCCGGCGCCGAGGCGGTGATCGACTACCGGCGCGAGGACGTCGCTGCCCGCGTGCTCGAGTTGACCGGTGGCCTCGGTGTCGACCACGTGGTCGAGGTCGACTTCGGCGCCAACCTGCTGGCCACGCTGAAGCTGCTCCAGCCGCACGGCAGCATCGCCACCTATGCCTCGATGGCGGTGCCGCAGCCCACGCTGCCGTTCTACGAGATGATGAACCGCAACCTGCGGCTGCTCTGGGTGTTCGTCTATGAATTGCCCGAACCGGTGCTGGCGCAGGCCTACGCGGACCTCGGAGCCTGGCTGGCGCAGGGCGTGCAGGCGCCACGCTGGCACGAGTTCGCGCTCGATGACATCGCGGCGGCACACGAGGCGGTGGAAGCCGGCGCGCTGGGCAAGGTCCTGGTGCGCATCGGCGGGGCGAGCTGACGGCTCAGCAGAAGGTGATGCTCCTGCCCAGCCAGGGGCGCCCGCCGCGCTTGTGGGAAGGCGCCGACAGCGTGACAGCCGCCATGCTGGCAGCGCCGCCGGGCCGCACCGCTAGCGTCTCGGCCATGGACACCCGCCGGCAACCTCCCCTGGACCAACCGTCCCCCGCCGACACGCTCAGCGCGGAGGCACGCGGTCTGTTTGCCGCCGGCTGGTACGCGACACGCGACGAATGCCGGCTGGTGCACCCGGCGGAACAGACCGAGCAGATGGTGTCGCCCGAGACCTGGCGCGCCCTGCGCGAATTGGGCTCCAGCGCGCCCGTCAGGCTGGTGCCACAGGATTGAGGCGTTCCGGCTCGCGCCGGTGCGTGCGCACGGCCAGCTGCAGCGCGCGCAGCAGGTCCTCGATCGCGTAGGGCTTGCGCAGCACCGACAGGCCAGGCAGCGGCCGTTGCGTGCTGTAGCCGGAAGCCACCAGCGCCGGCATGCCGGGGCGATGCGCCCGGGTCCACTCCACCAGTTCCAGCCCGGTGAGACGGCCGGGCATCACGATGTCGGTGAACAGCACGTCGAAGGCCTCGCCACGCTGCAGCACGGCCAGGGCTTCGTCGGCCGAGGTGCACAGCGTGACGGCATGGCCCTCGTGCACCAGCGCCGCCGGCACCACCGATCCCACCAGCAGGTCGTCTTCCACCAGCAGGATGCGCAGCGACGCCCCCTGCGGGTCGATGGTCTGCGCCTCGGCGCTGGCCGGGGGTGGCACGTCCGCGCCGGCCGCAGGCAGCAGCATCGACACGCAGGTGCCCTGGCCCGGCGTGCTGACGATGCGCGCGTCGCCGCCCGACTGGCGGGCGAAGGCCTGCACCTGCGGCAGCCCGAGCCCGCTGCCGGCGCCCACCGGCTTGGTGGTGAAGTAGGGCTCGAACACGCGGGCCAGCGTCTCGCCGTCCATGCCGGTGCCGTCGTCGACCACGTCCACTTTCACCAGGCTGCGGCCCGCTGCCGGGTCCGGGGCCTCCAGGCGGCCGCGGACCGTGACGGTGCCGCCGTTCGGCAGCGCGTCGCGGGCGTTGAACACCAGGTTCAGCAAGGCCAGTTCCAGCTGCGTCGGATCGACGAACACCGGCGGCAGGTCGGGGTCGATGTCGGCCAGCAGGCGGATGCGCTCGCCCAGCGCGCGCTCGGTGAGCTCGCGGGTGCGCAGCAGCAGGTCGGCCAGCGACACCGCCCGGGGCTGCAGCGCCTGGGCGCGGCCGAACGCGAGCAGCTGCCGCACCTGGTCGGCGGCCTTGGCGCAGGCCGCCAGCGCCGCATCCAGCGACCGCGTGTGGCGGCCCTCGCCAACCGAGCGCTGGACCACCTGCAGCCCCATCGAGATGGTCTGCAGCAGGTTGTTGAAGTCGTGCGCCACGCCGCCGGTGAGCCGGCCGATGGCCTCGTGCTTGCGGGCGTCGAACAGCTTGGCCTGCGCCTCCTGGACCTCGGCGACCGCTTGCGCGACACGCGACTCGAGCAACTGGCCGGCCTCGCGCGACCGCACGCCGGCATCGTGCAACACGGCGCCCACGCGGTCGGCCTCGGCCAGCCCGGTGCGCAGCGGCTGCGGCACGCGCTGGGCCAGCAATTCGCCGGCCGCCCGTTCCAGCTCGCGCACCGGCGCGCTGATGCGCCGCGACATGGCGACTGCCAGCAGCAGGCCGATGGCCAGCAGCGCGGCCGACACGCCGACCGCCTGCCCGGTGAGCCGGCCGGCACTGTGCAGCAGCGTCGATGCGGGCAGCGCCACCAGCGCCGTCCACCCGTACCGGTTGGGCGGCGCGAGGTACGTGAGCGACGCCACGCCGTCCAGCGTGGTGGACTCCACGTAGCCGCTGCGGCGCTGGCGCGCCATCGCGCGCAGCTCGGTGTTGCTGGCCGTGGTGCCGATCCAGCGCGCGGCATCGCGGCTGCGCCCCATCACCCGCTGCTGCTCGTCGAGCACGCTCGCCACGCCGCCGGTGGGGAAGGACTGGCGTGCCAGCAGGGCCTGCATCTCACCGGCACGGAAGGGCACGCCGACGTTGAACTGCGGCGGCCGCGTGCCGGTCTCGGGCGCGAAGGCGGCGATGACCGGCAGGCCGGTGACGGCCCCCCGGGGCGCGTAGAACACGCCGGGGCCGTCGGTGACGAAGGGAGCGCCCGGCAGGCGCTGCACCACCTGCGGCGCGGGCAGGGCCGTGTAGACGTACAGGTGCGT from Ramlibacter pinisoli includes:
- a CDS encoding NADPH:quinone reductase gives rise to the protein MKACWYDTTGPAREVLRVGELPTPEPAAGEVRVQVQWAGINPSDVKRRAGWNNQRMPFPRVVPQMDGSGIVDRVGAGVDPKRVGQRVWLHSTAWKRPFGTAAEYAVTPQHRAVPVPAGVDLRLAASLGVPALTAHRAVFGQGPVRGRTVLVTGGAGAVGFYAIQLARWGGARVLATASGGAKNEEALRAGAEAVIDYRREDVAARVLELTGGLGVDHVVEVDFGANLLATLKLLQPHGSIATYASMAVPQPTLPFYEMMNRNLRLLWVFVYELPEPVLAQAYADLGAWLAQGVQAPRWHEFALDDIAAAHEAVEAGALGKVLVRIGGAS
- a CDS encoding ATP-binding protein, which encodes MPVTARLKTSSIRTRLILLVLAVWLPAAAGLALQARATYLQQEHLARDNLRLLADALNTAIETELDKKVVLARALATTRTLQARDIAGFDAQARLAAQGSGSSVVLVDRTHLYVYTALPAPQVVQRLPGAPFVTDGPGVFYAPRGAVTGLPVIAAFAPETGTRPPQFNVGVPFRAGEMQALLARQSFPTGGVASVLDEQQRVMGRSRDAARWIGTTASNTELRAMARQRRSGYVESTTLDGVASLTYLAPPNRYGWTALVALPASTLLHSAGRLTGQAVGVSAALLAIGLLLAVAMSRRISAPVRELERAAGELLAQRVPQPLRTGLAEADRVGAVLHDAGVRSREAGQLLESRVAQAVAEVQEAQAKLFDARKHEAIGRLTGGVAHDFNNLLQTISMGLQVVQRSVGEGRHTRSLDAALAACAKAADQVRQLLAFGRAQALQPRAVSLADLLLRTRELTERALGERIRLLADIDPDLPPVFVDPTQLELALLNLVFNARDALPNGGTVTVRGRLEAPDPAAGRSLVKVDVVDDGTGMDGETLARVFEPYFTTKPVGAGSGLGLPQVQAFARQSGGDARIVSTPGQGTCVSMLLPAAGADVPPPASAEAQTIDPQGASLRILLVEDDLLVGSVVPAALVHEGHAVTLCTSADEALAVLQRGEAFDVLFTDIVMPGRLTGLELVEWTRAHRPGMPALVASGYSTQRPLPGLSVLRKPYAIEDLLRALQLAVRTHRREPERLNPVAPA
- a CDS encoding DsbA family oxidoreductase, with translation MTATLKIDFVSDVACPWCAVGLSSLEKALRELEGEVQATLHFQPFELNPQMGPEGQDVVEHLSQKYGSTADQQAANYQALRQRGADVGFDFSPEGRKRVWNTFDAHRLLHWAGEQDPARQLALKKALLGAYFTHGRSFADHATLLDAVRAAGLDVERAGAILASDEYAAAVRAQEQAYAQAGIRAVPSVIVNDRHLIQGGQPPDVFAQALRQIATEATA
- a CDS encoding IclR family transcriptional regulator, encoding MPDRSDPLQPGTPSMTTPAPSPFLVEAAQTLAVLEAFTPVFPALGVADVARRSGVPVELVARIVATLAERGYLQPDGAGHYRLGSRLIGITRNFLGARGVRALARGAMEALATRFRAPVALSERDGLDMLYLEYVKADAPVVLQHRIGTRLPLVTSAAGRAWLAGAPASESEVVARQLAVRLHRDWAGVQPKLAQARDDLRQLGFTRSYGDMEPELNAVAVPMRSPIDGLVVVFSLASPAMLAPARRFDAELGPALVATVQALRAELERIGSEPWAEAS